TTTGGAATGATCAATGTTGTCACATAATAAGTTCCATCCCTCTGCAAATAAATGTAAAATAAATTAAGACGCAAATGTGAATATAGCAAGACTATCAGTGGTCACATTGGTATCTAATTCTTCTCCCAACTGCACTTACAAATGAAGCACCAAGAATTCCACAGGTCTCTAGATTATTGCTTGTATTCTCCTTTGCAAGTTCCATGAATTCGTCTGTCAATCTCACTGACTGCAAGACACACATACATCAGCAATTTTATCTAAAACTTGAGTGTCTTCACATGCTCCAAGGAAGAGCACACACTCAGAGAAGGGGATTAGAAATGAAAACAGAACGTACTATTTGCATGTCATGCAAATTGCTAGATGCAGAAGACTGCCCAAATGAAGGTGTTGATTGATCATCCACGTATTCAGTATCATGACTAAAAGGAACATCGCCAAAGCTAGAAAGGTCTTCTATCCAAGAAACTATAGGAGACGGAAAGTGGTGCTTCACAGGGTAGGCGCCGATATCGCGATCCATTGTTGTTGGTAGATTAGCTTGGTAGTGGGTGATCTTTTTAGCATCTGCAGTATGTAGATACATCGTTTCACCACGTGTTGAACGCGTCCTGCATTTTCTGGTAGTGTTTTCAGATCTGCATGAGCATCACATGTCAAAATGTTATGAACTCATAATTGTAGCAGAACTACAGTCGAGATAAAGAAAAATAAGAGACTAGCTGGTATGGTATACCTCCTGCAACTCATGGCTGGGGGCGCTCAGTGGGGCCTAATTCCAACCTAGAAATCAAGAATTGTCAAACAATTAGGAACAGAGAAAAGAGTGGCAGCATTTTACTCATTTATTTTAAAATGTAGCAGCTTCAGGAGATCTCAACAGCAGCAGCACGTGGCGTTAAGCATCAGGTAGTCAAACTAAACAGATTTGCTTTTTTCAATCCTAATAAAGAATGATCAACATCATCTAAAACACATAAAGTAGTGCTGCCATAGACCATGAACCCAGTCACATGCACCACTGATCAAAGCCTCAAACTCACGATCAATGGGGTAACAGTAGTGGCCGTGGCCACATATTGCTTTAGAAGAACAAAAATGTaaccatctactccctccgtcccgaattatttgtcgcagaaatggatgtatctataactaaaaatatgtctaggtacatccattttacatGACAAGTAATTCCGGGCGGAGGGAGTACATAATAATTAGTCTGATTAAGGATCAGCTCAGCTCGACATACTCCCTCCATTGACAAATACTCCCGCCAtcccgaattacttgtcgcagaaatggatagaAATGGACTTAACtaaaaatatgtctacatacatccattTATGTGACAAGTAATTTCAGGCGGAGGAAGTATAAGATATTCTAACTATTTTCTGAACCGAATGTATATAGACACGTTTTAGTGTGTATGTTCACTCATTTCAGTCAGTATGCAGTTCATATTGAAATATCAAAAGACCAAAACATCTTACACTATTTGTGAACAACGGAGGGAGTACCAGCAACCACCGAACTACCAAACATGTACGAAGACAAGCCACCACGTTGTTAgcaaaaagaaaattaaaaaaggACAAGCTACCACCTCGCCGAAGGAGACTATCCTTATCTTCCCCCGGCCGGGGCCGGGAAATCTACTAATCTCTCTGTCCAAGAATTTCGTGGGCCGCCTGCCACCCAGCTAGGGCAAAGCAGCGGCGAACGCACGGAGAAGGGATGGGAGGTCGGGGAAGAGGGAAAGGGCGCTCACCGGGTGTAGTCTGGACTGGAGGAGTTTTGCTGGAGCCGAGAGGGGAAGCCGAGGGGGGAGAGGGGAGGGGAAAGGCGAGCAAACGATGGGCGCGTGATGCTGATGCTCTTGTGTTGTCCGACGCGACGCGAATCGAAAGCCGCAGCCGGTTTCAGAACGAGATTGCGTACACACACACATCGCCGTCAGAGGGGCCGTGCATGCCATACACATCATCGCCCGTCGCACGGAAAAGAAAAACGAGACATGATTTTGAGATAAGGACGACAAGTCCGAGGCCCGGAAGGTGCCGACGGGAAGCAAAAATGCATCAAAGGGAGAGCGCCGTGGCTGGCGGCGCCGCGGTGCGTTGGGACTCCGTGTCCCGTGTCTGCGTGTCGGCTCGTGTCGACGCGTGCGGCGTTGCCGCCCTGCCTGGGCCTGACGCAGCGTGGGACGGAGAGGGCGGACAGTTTGCTGGCGTGCGACGGTGCCGACCTGCCTGTGCCTGACGCAGCGTGGGACGGAGAGGGTGGACAGTTTGCTGGCGTGCGACGGTGCCGACCTGCGTGTGCCGGGCGCAGCGCGGGACGGAGAGGGTGGACAGTTTGTTGGGGAATCGGGAGGCGTCACGTTTGCGCGCTTGTGATCCGCAGGAAAGTTTCAGCTGACACCGCCGTTGATCTCAGATCCAACGCATCTAAAAGGCTGCTGTACCTGCACGCAATTCATAAACTTCTGAGGGGCTTCTTTGCAAAATGTTCTAGAGCCACACCTGGGAGACGTTGGATTGCATCTCAGGCGCGGGAGCGTGTGTCGGTACAAACCAGTTCTGCTACCTTTTAGTGTCAGGAAACGTGAAATCATGCACCATATCATTGAGCAGGACTTCACCTGATCTTGCTTACAGAGCTCAGTGTGATAGTTTCACACGCTATAAATTTATAAAATATAGGAGTCATATCCATCAATCATCTTTCAGTAGAGCAGCACACGCAGCCTTGTGCAAATCTCTTACGGTAGCATATTACATAACTAAGAAACCATGTATCCGCAAGTACAACATCCACACGGTCATTTAGAATGTTTACCAATCAACCGGTTGCTTTAACCCCTACATCATCAAAAAGCACCAACCACTTTAACGCGTCTATTTTACATGCCATCCCATCTACTATTCCTTGCTAAGGTGCATGCTAGTGACTAGCCATCTTTCCGGTTACAGAATCATCTGCGGCGTTTGACAAACAATAATTCAGAATCCTTTTACAGTGCCTGATTATATCCTGCTCCCTGCAAGGGAAGATGCAGTCAAATTTTCCAACACTTCTCAATCGACAACAGCAGACATGAAACATGCAGTGCAATCTCCTCCTTAACCCAGTGGAATAGATTATGATATCGCTCCATGATGAAGCAATAGTTATGTCTCGGTGTCCATTGATCCAGTGAAGAAAAAAAAAGGAAGAATTAACATTTGCGATCAAGAAGTCTACATTTAAGTGTCCAAATGGTTCGCATGCTGCTGACCATATGTAGAAGCTATGTATTCGTCACTCAAAAGTCTATTTAATAATTGTATAAATTCTGAAACATGTAAAATGATGTTGTCCTGTTGTTCACCTTATGCAGGATGAATGATATAGGTGCACTGTTGACAAATGCATAAAGCTCAGTGAGAACTGCAGCAATCAAAAATTCAGCACAGTGCAATGCATTTTCCAAGGAGAAAGAACTGGTTATATATTACTCACTCTGTATCAAAATATAAGGCGTTTTAACACTGACTGtcaaaaaatgtcttatattttgATACAGAGGGAGTATTTACAAGTACAGACTAATGAGAATGGGGTGCCACCCCACGTTATAAGTTTGAATAACTATGTGCTGACTTACCATCATGACAGTTTAGCCAGGAGTTTTTCCACCATGCTTTTTTGTTGTAAGCGACTATAAGATTCTGATTCTTTTATTGCGCTTGATACAACAATGACATTACTTGGCGAAGGAGCATTCACCTACAGGACATAAATAGGGTATATAAGCAATTAACAAGCACAACATGCATTAATAATTTACAAGTCTTCAAAAGAGAAAGAAAAACACGATTATATTAGAAGCATACCCATACTCGACCATTCAGTCCAACAGCTATCTCAAATGATAGTTTTTTCCCAAGGGCCTCTAGAAGTGGACATGTTGGGGAACTTAAAAGCCTACAAGTAATCAACATAATAAATATATGAAGGAGAATAGTAATACTAGCACATTACTGAAAGATTATGGCATGCATTCATCTCACATTCTTGCCAGGCCAGTTGATGTTTCAAACGTATAACCACTTTTCAGTTGACCAAATTCAGCAGCTTTTCCACTTGCTGTAAAAGATAGTCCATATCATTATATTTTGGATAGCAGTAcaaggaaacaaatatgcaacAGTTTGGCCCAAAACACTGTACTCCAAGATCTTACAGCCATATGAGCCAAGATTCCCAACATGATGTATTTTTTAACTTCTAATTTTGAAACTCATAGAAATACTGAATTATGAAATTAGCAAGTTACCATCCATGCATGAAAGCTCTGGATTCATAATGCTATTTGCTTTCACCATTCTGGCATATATTAATGTACCAATCTGCATGAGAAAACACACAGTAAGTATTTATAATAAGCATGCATCAAGCTCAAGGAAGGAAACTGAATATTAGGCACAGAAACTGCAACCTTTCGGAATCATTACAAGCTGAGATCATATTTTTAAGGCATATACTCCCAACTTAAGTATAACACCCGCGTCCAGTATTTGACAAATTGTTACAACACAAACATCATTGAGTGCATGTAATGAATCTGAAACTACATAACGGGGCGGCTATTTCAATGTAACGACTGAGGACGGATCGGAATCAACAAACAAGTGAAATTGACCAAAAAATGACAAAAATGCATCACAAACAAAAACAGCTCAACACTTTTCGAAATTTAATTATCAAACCCTATATTTTGCATAAAAACAATCATTTAAAAACGTATGCGCTCCATACAAGATaaacaaaaaactaaaaattGCACCATGTAAGATTTCAGTATCTACTAAGATACATAATAATTTGATCCAATCAATGAATTCATGTTAATTTTATAAGAAAAAACATATGATATGCCAAATAGCTACTCAAAGAAAAATAATTTGACTGCAGCGCCTTCCCTGCCATCATTTTTAGACTCCTAAAAAATCACATACGTGCCATGCCATGCGACCACCACGAGATCTGCATGGAGCCTCGCCACATGACCACAACGGAACCTGCGTCGGATGTGCGGTCCACATCTGTGGCTCCCAGGTGGTGAACAGTCTGCAGGGAGCCCCACGCATGCTGCCGTCTGTCATCAGTTGTCACCAAGTTCGGAGGCGTGCAGTATGATGGGCCTGTTCCACGGCCAGGTGGGCGGCTACTGGTACCACAGCACTTTGGACCTTGGCAGCATACTTCAACGAGAAGGAAGGTGTACTCGGAACCAGAGGACAATGCACGGAAAGACGATTTCATAAGCATGTCCATGCATATGTTCGCTTTGTTTTATCTCAGTCAACACTAAAGGAAAAAAATAGACTACGAAAATGAGCCCAAGTAATACTAAAGAAAAAGAACTAGGATTTTGGATATTGCATTTCAATAGGGTAGATACAAAACTAATAGCGACTAGAAGTTAAAATGTTGCATTTCCATGTTGTATGCACTTCATTGGGTTTTCGCTGTTTAGACCCCGGGCCCGGATGATATACTATAAATGCTTCAATGCACTTGAACCCGCAGCCATGACCGTCATCCCCATACGAATCAAGAAGGTTACGGTGATGGCGGCGATGCTCAGTCCATATTGAGGCTGAGGTGGCGCGAATGGCCAACTGGCAAAGGCCATGGCGAGCTAGAGCATCAACAATTGCATGGACCGCATAAAAGCTGCCTTAGCGACGGATTCAAACGCCGGCGACTGTGCGAGCGTCGAAGGCGAAGGAAGATGGGGAGCACGAGCACGTCAGTGGAACTTACAAAACTGATGGTTTTCTGCTGTTACGACCCGTTTTCGTTGCCATGGTGCAGCATTTTCTTCCACAATTTTGCTACCATGCCAACATTTTTCTATCATGGCATCCCGTTTCATTAGTGTAtccccgttgcaatgcacgggcattttCCTAGTAACTAATAAAAATGGTTCCTTCTTTGATGGCCAATAAAGGCAGAACAGCACTGTGCGCTTCACACAAAATAACCTATAATTGGAAGGAAAGGTTCTACAACCATTAATGACTCAATATCATACCTCAAACTTTGGTATGTTCCTCCTTGTACCACCTTCAAATGAAAGAACTGGTAAAAAGGCCAAATTAGGCCCCTTTATGTCCACCAAGAAGTTCTGGAATAACCAAATCCAACTCAGCAGAAGGGAAAGAATCCATAAGAACACATCATACGCATGCAGAAtaaattaattaaagtaacatttAAAATTATGCTTCTGGTCATCGCCCTATGGTAAAATTCGCGAATGCTCATTTTGACTTTAGATacactccctccgttcctaaatagaagtctttttagagattccaatatagactacatacggagcaaaatgagtgaatctacactctaaaatatgtctatatacatccgcatgtagttcatattgaaatctctagaaagactcatatttagaaacggagggagtatatttcaATTGTAATAACAGGGAGGATGTCATCAGATCTATAATAAGATGGTTATAAAAGCGATCATAAGACTAGAAATCGAGCTGGAAGTACTTCTAAAGGCAAATGTATACTTACATCTGGTTTGGTGTCAACTACAATACCAAGAACCGTATCTTCTACAGAAGGTACATACTGCCAAAAAAACAAGCATTGTATGAATAGGCAGTCATTGAATACTGAAAAAGCATACTATGCACAATCTCATATACTCCCTTACAGAGGGAGACAAGGTAATGTTTGGAGTTTATCAAACTGATTAACTGTGTTTGGAAAAGCTGAAGAGAAATCAACATGCTCAAGCAATGAAGAGTTGAAACTTGATCCAAAACAAAGGCCGGAACAATACATATACACTGCATACTTGAAAGGTAACTATGAGTCCATGACAATTCCAAATGAATGTTAGTGTGCATCAGTGCTGGAAGTTGCATAGCATTGTATTAACATGACCTGGTCCACAATAGTGGCACTTAGGCTTCCACATTAGTTTAGTGATATTGGTAGCAAGGGTCACAACATAGGAAGATCAGCATAAATTTCCTTCAGTCAAACCATGAGCATGAAGTGTGAGAAAAAATAGTTGCATGAAAAAACAGCATATGGTGGCTACAACGGTTTCTTTCAAGCAGAGATAAAATTCACAGATACAATATCCTACATAGGGACAATTTCTATAGTGTGAAAAAGCATCTATGAGCGCAAACCAGAGGACTCACCCTCTTCTGGGAGTTCTCCACCCAGTACTTGTTGGGCTTGGACAGTCGAAGCCTCCCAGCACTAGTTGCCTGGATAGTGTCACAATCCTGCGAGCCCCCCGAATGAACCGTAAGCCTCGTTACCCAAAATGAACCCCATTAAAACCCTAATCCCTAAACCTCGGACGGGGCAGCCGATTCCCACTTTACAACACGGGATGTTTTACCTGGCGCAGACCGGCGCCGAGCTTGATGGTCTGGTTGGTCATGTCGGCGAGGTCCAGGATGACGTCGCCGGGGACCTGAGCGTCGACGGCGAGGGGAGGCGAGGCGAGGGGGTTAGTCGAAATCCGCGGAGGTAGCGAGCTAGATGCTgggatatccaagggaaggatgGAGGATTTACCACATAGCTGTCGACGAGAGCGGAGCGCTGCGGCTTCCTCGACTCCATTGCTCAGGGACGGCGGGCTGGCGGCGTGACGGCGTCGACGCTGGAGTAGGGTGGTGTTGTCTGCGCGGCGCGGCTGCGCTTCTTCGTTCCGATGCGCCTGCCTTCAGGAGTAGATGGGCCTGGGCCTCGAAAACAATGGCGCCGTGTTTGGTTTGGTGTCATTGGACCGAACTGTGAGGCCCCTTCCTTGTCAAGTGGTGGTATTAACTATGTCAAATTCACCTAAAAAAAACTATCTCAAAGGGAAAAGCTTACCTTCGGCCGACCGATCTCGCACGCGCATCCGCCGGCTCCGTGTCCGTCGGATCGCTTGTTGACCAGACAGACGAGAACGGCCTCGCTTTCCGTGTCACGCACGTTCATTTTTTGAAACAGAGCTATTGTTTCAGGATAAGCAGTCGTGCAGCTGGCCTCCGTTGACTCATGTCTCTGGGAGGGCGACGCTTCTGGATTTGGGAGGGCGGCGGCGTTCGGCGACCGGGGCATATCCAGCGCGGTGGCGACGATGATGGGTTGGCCGTTGGCCGCCGTCGACTCCAGCAGGTATGGATCGGAGACCCACCCCCGCATTTCTGGGCGACCACCGTCCTGGCACCACCAACACTAGACACAACCACATCACAACGCCTTACGTCCACGCACACTCCAAGTTTCTACAACAACAATGTTGTTGCGGAACGGCGGCAGTGAAGACTGCACGACGCGGTCGGAGATGTTGTTGCAAGGGTCTTGTTACAGAAAATTAGGCGCATCATGAGATGTCTTTTAAATTTTTGCAACAAGGGTCTTGCTGCAGAAAATTAGAGAATAAGAGTTTTTGCAACAGGGGACTTGTTGCAGAAAATTAGAGAATAAGAGTTTTTGCAACAGGGGACTTGTTGCAGAAAATTAGAGAAAACGGGTTTTCGCAACAAAGCTCTTGTTGCGGGAAATTAGATATGAGAAAGTTTCGCGACAAAGCTTTTGTTGCAAGAAATTAGAGAAGATGAGGTTTCGCAACTAGAGTAGCTCCTACACGCCGGCGGCGGGCATATTTTGTGGTGGCTTGGTGGCGGCGCCACGCGGGGCGTAGCTC
The Triticum urartu cultivar G1812 unplaced genomic scaffold, Tu2.1 TuUngrouped_contig_6978, whole genome shotgun sequence DNA segment above includes these coding regions:
- the LOC125531346 gene encoding AMSH-like ubiquitin thioesterase 2, producing MSCRRSENTTRKCRTRSTRGETMYLHTADAKKITHYQANLPTTMDRDIGAYPVKHHFPSPIVSWIEDLSSFGDVPFSHDTEYVDDQSTPSFGQSSASSNLHDMQISVRLTDEFMELAKENTSNNLETCGILGASFRDGTYYVTTLIIPKQEGTAHSCQASNEEEIHAVLSEQSLYPAGWIHTHPSQTCFLSSIDLHTQFSYQVMLPEAVAIVAAPTDPTRSYGIFRLTDPGGMDVLRECSESGFHTHRETTDGGPIYETCTNVHFKPNLRFEIVDLRSGA
- the LOC125531347 gene encoding putative exosome complex component rrp40, whose product is MESRKPQRSALVDSYVVPGDVILDLADMTNQTIKLGAGLRQDCDTIQATSAGRLRLSKPNKYWVENSQKRYVPSVEDTVLGIVVDTKPDNFLVDIKGPNLAFLPVLSFEGGTRRNIPKFEIGTLIYARMVKANSIMNPELSCMDASGKAAEFGQLKSGYTFETSTGLARMLLSSPTCPLLEALGKKLSFEIAVGLNGRVWVNAPSPSNVIVVSSAIKESESYSRLQQKSMVEKLLAKLS